TAGTTATCAAATTTTGTGAAATTATCTGTAATAACACTCATCATAATAGCCGTTTTTAGCCCGATTCCTGGTATCGTTTTTATTCTTTCAACCGTGTCTTTATAAGCTAATCTTCCTATTTGCTCTATCTTTTTTTCAAACTTATCAATACGTCTTATTAATAATATTAGTACTTGTTTTAATTCTTTTCTAAGATCCGAACTCAACAAACCTGTTGCTTCAAAGGATTCTAATTGTCTTTTTGTTTGATGTTTTTGTTTTTTTAGTAATTCTAAAGCTGTGTAAAGTTGTTTAATTTCTATACTAGGTTTACTCTCTGGACACCATCTTTTTAACTCATATTGAGCACCATATTCGGCAATTGTCTTTGCGTCTTTTTTATCTGTTTTTGCTCTATATAATCTTGTTTGACTATATCTTCTAATTATCAAAGGATTTAATACACATACATTAAAACTAGATGCATGTAAAAAAGTTGCTAACTGAACATAATAAGGACCACTAGCCTCCATTACAATCCAGTCTGATGCACTAATCAATTTAATAAATTGCTCAAAACCTGTATTTTGATTCTTAAAAATTTTGTGAATCCATTTATCTTTTTCTAAATAAGAAACATCAAAGGTTTGCTTACTAATATCAATTCCTATAATTTTACTCATATCAAATGTTTTTATAGAAAAATTACTACATTTACTTATCAATCCTAAATACAGACTTGATGGTCTAATGATCTGTTCAAGTTTATGTAGTAAGGGGTAAAGTGATTAGCATTGCGAACGGTCTTTAATGACAAATGACGGACTATAATCTTTTCCTTTACCCTTACTTTTCTTGTTAAATATTAAATCTAATTTAAGCTTTTTAAAAACAGATCCTTATTTTTACAAACATAGGATGACAGAAGTTTCCAAACAAGTTTAGCCCTGATTGAAACGGCATCCTTTTTATTTTTCATAAAAAGATACAGTGGAAAGCAGGAAATAGCTTCTAAAAATTAATTTAAATCTTCGTTAAAATATCTAAGGCAGTTTTTACGCTATCAATTCGAATAAAAGTAACTAATAAACGCAAACCGTTTTTGCTTTCTTTCTCTTTCATAACACAGCTTTTTCCATTTTTCTGAACGTATTCTAACATTCTAGTAAACGCTTCTGTATGGTAAAAATCACTTTGTTGATTGGCAACAAAATAACCCATCATTCTTTTTTGCTTTAAAATAACTTTCTCTAAACCGAGTTCTTTTGCCAACCATTTTATACGAACAGAATTTAATAAATCTTCTACTTGTGTAGGGATTTCGCCAAAACGATCTATAATTTCAGTTTCGAAAACTAGTAATTCTTCTTCCGTTTTTAGCTCGCCTAATTTGTTGTATAGACTCAATCTTTCTGTAATTGAATTGATATAATCATCTGGAAATAAAATTTCGAAATCAGTATCAATAGTTACGTCTTTTACATACTCTTTTGGCTTAGAATCGTCTGTAGGATATAATTCTTTAAATTCGTTTTCTTTAAGCTCGTCAATTGCTTCTTGTAGTATTTTTTGATATGTATCAAACCCAATATCATTGATAAATCCACTTTGTTCACCACCCAATAAATCTCCTGCTCCACGAATTTCTAAATCTTTCATGGCAATATTAATTCCGCTTCCTAAATCTGAAAATAAAACCAATGCTTCGATACGTTTTCTGGCATCATCGGTCATCATATGATAAGGAGGCGTTATAAAATAACAGAACGCTTTTTTGTTAGAACGACCAACTCTACCACGCATTTGGTGTAAATCTGAAAGTCCGAAATTATTGGCGTTATTAATAAAAATAGTGTTGGCATTTGGTACATCTAAACCACTTTCTATAATTGTTGTAGAAACTAAAACATCGAATTCGCCACTCATAAAACTGAGCATTAATCCTTCTAACTTTTTACCTTCCATTTGTCCGTGACCAATGGCAACTTTAGCGGAAGGAACCAACCTCTGTATTAAACCAGCAACTTCTTTAATGTTTTCTATTCTATTATGAATAAAGAAAACCTGACCTCCTCTGGAAATTTCGTAAGAAATAGCATCTCTTATTATTTCTTCAGAAAAACGAATTACATTACTATCTATTGGATGCCTGTTTGGTGGTGGCGTTTTTATAACAGATAAATCTCTTGCCGCCATTAAACTGAATTGTAACGTTCTTGGAATTGGAGTTGCAGTTAGCGTTAATGTATCTACATTTTCTTTTAGTGTTTTTAACTTGTCTTTTACAGCAACACCAAATTTTTGCTCTTCATCAATAATTAATAAACCTAAATCTTTAAATTTTAAACGTTGATTAGTTAATTGATGTGTTCCAATAATAATATCTACAGAACCATCATTTACACCATTTATGGCTTCCGTTTTTTGTTTTGCAGTTCTAAAGCGATTTAAATAATCGATTCTAACAGGAAAATCTTTTAATCTTTCTGTAAAGGTTTTGTAATGTTGAAAGGCAAGAATTGTTGTAGGTACTAAAATTGCGACTTGTTTTCCATTATCTACTGCTTTAAAAGCAGCTCTTACAGCAACTTCTGTTTTACCAAAACCAACATCACCACAAACCAATCGATCCATTGGTTGTTCTTTTTCCATATCATTTTTTACATCTTGAGTAGATGTAAATTGATCTGGCGTATCTTCATACATAAAACTACCTTCTAACTCATGTTGAATGTGAGTATCTGGACCAAAAGCGAATCCTTTTTGTAGTTTTCTTTTTGCATATAATTGAATTAAATTAAATGCAATATGTTTAACTCTGGCTTTTGTTTTTTGTTTGATTTTTTTCCAAGCTCCAGAACCTAATTTGTATATTTTAGGTGCTTTTCCGTCTTTTCCATTAAATTTAGAAATCTTGTGAAGCGAGTGAATGCTTACGTATAAAATATCTCTTTCTCCATAAACAAGTTTTATTGCTTCTTGCTTATTTCCTTGAACATCAATTTTCTGCAAACCACCAAACTTTCCAATTCCATGATCCATATGTGTTACATAATCGCCAATTTCTAGTTTGGTTAATTCTTGAATTGTGATTGCTTGTTTTTTAGCGTACCCATTTTTTAATCTGAATTTATGGTAACGTTCAAAAATTTCATGATCTGTATAACAAACTAATCGATTATCGACATCTACAAAACCTTTGTACAAAGAAAAAACAACAGTTTCATAATGAACTTCTTGTTCAGCATCATCGAAAATATCGTGAAAACGTTTTGCTTGTTGCTCATTTGCACAAAAAATATAATTGGTAAATCTTCCTTTATGATATTCTTCTAAGTTTTCAATTAATAAATTGAATTGCTTGTTAAAAGAAGGTTGTGCAATGGTATTGAATTCAATTTTTTGGTTTTCTGATTTTTGATTTCCAAAATTAACCAAGGTAAAATCTTGTAATTGTTTTTTAATAAAATCTCCATTACAAAATAATTCTTCTGGTTTTGCGTGTTTTATTTCTTTGGATAAATCTTTAAAAGCTTCTTTAGATTTCTCAAAGAAAGTATCTAAATTACCAACTAATAAATCGATATTCTTCGTAAAAATGACTGTTTTTGAAGAAATATATTTTAGAAAACTTTCTCTATTTTCTTCTAATGTTTTGTTTTCAACATTAGGCATTATAGAAACTTTCTTCAGTTTTTCTTTAGATAACTGTGTTTCTACATCAAAAGAACGAATACTATCTATTTCATCACCAAAAAATTCAATTCTGTAAGGTTCGTCATTAGAAAAAGAAAAAACATCTATAATTCCTCCACGTACAGAGAAATCTCCAGGCTCTGTAACAAAATCTACGCGTTTAAATTTGTATTCGAATAAAACTTCGTTTACAAAATCGAGCGATAAACTTTCGCCAACCGTAACTTTTAAGGTGTTCTTTTCTAATTCTTTTTTGGTAACTACTTTTTCAAATAAAGCAGTTGGGTAAGTAACTATTACTGCAGGTTTTTTACGAGAGTTAATTCTATTTAAAACTTCAGAACGTAATAAAACATTTGCATTATCAGTTTCTTCAATTTGATAAGGTCTTCTGTATGAGCCAGGGTAAAATAGTACATTTTTTTCGCCTAATAATTGCTCTAAATCATTTAAGTAATAAGCAGCTTCTTCTTTATCATTAAAGATTAAAAGATAGGGTTTGTCTGCTTTTTTGAAACTTTCTGATATAACAAAAGACAACGAAGAGCCGACCAAATTCGATATTTGAAAATGGTTTTTGTCTTGTTGAAGTGCTTTAATTATCTGCGAAACATTCGCAGAATTTTGATATTGATTTACAATGTTCTGGGTACTCAACCTGAAATATTTTGTTCAAAGATATTAATTTGATTTTGTTATTTATAAAATGTTTGGAATAAGTACATAATCTATTTATAGATTTCCAAAAATAGATTTGAAAGTATACGTTCTTATTTTTAGTTTACAGTAGGGGTTGTATTTCGTTTTAATTTTAGCTTTTTATCATTTATAAGAAAAATACTTTACGGAGTTACTTATTAATAGCTTACTATTCAAAAGTATATCTATGTAAATAAAAAACCATTAACTATTATGTTTTCTCATATAATACAATATATTTGCGTTTAGGAAGTTTTAATATTGTTTACTAATCCCCTATATGCAATGAAAATAAAATTTAATTACTTAAATATTCTCTTCTTATTTTTGACAATGTCACTTTATAGTCAAAGTGCAGATAACAAGTGGACTTTCGGTTTAGATTTAGCTTCTGTTAAATACTCAGATGCTGATGGTGCAAATCTTGGAGGTTCCTTTATAAGTCAAACACCTAGATTTTCTTTGGCAAAGTATATGTTTTCTGGAATAACTTTTGTTGGGTCGGTTTCTACTGCAATAGGAGATAATCAAAAATATACAACTTTTGACGGAATTGCTCGTTATGATTTTGGAACATCTCAAAATAATGTAGTGCCTTATATCTTTATTGGAGGTAGTTTTATTAAAGCTGCGTCTTTAACACCTACTCTTGACTTTGGAGCTGGTAATACTTTTTGGTTTTCTGATAAATATGGATTAAATATTCAGATGATGTATAAATATTCTCAAGATAAATTTGCTAGTCAGAAGTCACATATAATGCCTTCATTAGGACTGGTTTATAGTTTTAAAGGGCGCTCCCTTGTTCCAAGACTTTGGAATAGCAATCGTTAGCCTAATCTTAGTTTATAATAATAAAACTTTTTTATCTGTTGAATAATCATTTCTTTTAAATTTAATTAAAAGTTTGGATTTAAATCAACGCTTAAAACACCAATACTATTAATTACCGAATTTTAAACCAACAAATATTGTTCTTGGTGTTGCCGGACCGTAAATAAAGTTACTATCTCTTTCCTTACCAATATCAAAACTGGTTTGATAATCATCAAAAAGGTTTTTAGCTCCGGCAAATAATTCAATATTGGTATTCAATTTTTCAACATTAAATGTATAGCTAGATTTAAAACCAACTTCAGCAAAAGTAGGGGACGTGAAATATGCATCTGTAATTAAATTTTGAGGTGAAGCCAAATGAAGAATATCCATTTTACCTGTATAAACTAAGTTTACTGATGTCTTAAATTTTTGATTCGGTGTATAAGTCAATGTTGCATAACCATATGTATTAGGTGTTCTTAAAAATTTCTTTTTAGGGTCTAAAATATCTGAGTTTTCTACAGCAGTATCAAATTCACTTGATTGAAGCGTAAAGCCTATATCTACTTGAAAAATTCCATCATAATTTAAACGAGCTTCTAGGGTAATCCCTTTTACTGTTGCTCCATCTCCGTTTTGTTTTTCAAATAATTCGCCAAATTTATCACTTCCAATATTTACTTGTGTAAATGCGTCGTTTAAATGTGTGTAAAAGCTTTCAATTGTAAATCCATAGATATAATGTTCTGTAGGTCTGTCATAATTAAAAGAGATGTTATAACTTTTAGAACGCTCTTCTTTTAATTTATCCGATAAAGAAATTCTTGAAATTCCTCCACCTGCAAAAGCAATATGTAAATCGGTGTCAAAAGATTGAGGGGCTCTAAAACCTGTTCCGTATGTTGCTCTAATTTGAGCGTTTCCAAAAGGTTTTGCTAAAAAAGAAATTCTTGGACTCGCAATTACATTATCAACCAAATTATGTTTGTCTAATCTTACTCCTGTTAATAAATTTATTTTCTCTGTGATTTCCCAATCACTCTGAAAAAAGAATCCGTAGTTTTTAGTTAATTGGTCTACTTCGTAATTATAAGCAGGAATTTCATCAAAAACATCATCTTGTACAAATTCAGTTCCGATTGTAAAAAAGTTATTTCCTTTAAAAAAATCTTCAACTTTATGATTGTATTGAATTCCACCCTGATACGTTGTAGTCTCAGAATCTCCATAAGGAGGATTTGCTAAATGAGCTGTGTCTTCTGGCGTGCCAACATCTGGACGAATACCTGTGTAATGTTCTCTCCCTGTATATTGAGTAGCGAAATAAGTAATTAAAGAACTTTTATCATCATTAAAATTAATTTGATAATCTACATTACCAACATAAACATCGTGCGTACGTTCTTCCGATTGCAATGCAAAATGGGGAGCACCATCTACCATTTCTCCACCATAACGATATTCATTCATTTTACTGAAGTTGATTTCCAGTTTTTGATCATCAGTAGGTAAAAAGAAAATATTTGTACCAAAAGAATTGTTCTTTAATTCTGGTAATTCCGAAAAGTTATCTCCATTTGCATCATACAAACCTCTAGTTCTGTTGTTGATAAAAAACGAAGCTCCAGCATTTCTATCTTCATTTATAACAGTCGCATTTCCAGTAATAATGTTATCAGAAATTCCATCTATATTTTGATACGTATAGCCAATAGAATAGTTATTTTTTTTCGGTATTTTAGTAATTACATTTACAGTTCCACCAACAGCGCTAGATCCATACAAAGCAGAACCACCACCACGAATAACTTCAATTCTGTCAATCATATTTGTAGGTATTTGCTCTAAACCATATAAACCAGTTAATGGGCTAAAAATTGGGCGACCATTAATTAGAATTTGAGAATATCCACCAGCTAAACCATTCATTCTTAATTGTGTGTAATTGCAAGTTTGGCAATCGGTTTCTACACGTAAACCTGTTTGGAATTTTAAACCTTCAGATAAATTACATGCTTGTGCATTGTCTAAAGTAACACTATTAATTACGTTTACAATTACTGGGCTATTGGTTCTTCTTTTATCAGTTCTCGTTCCTGTTACCGTAATTTGATCTAACATTTCAGAATGTTCTGTCAATCTAAAATTAACGCTACTTTCTTCTGATGAATTTATTGTAATTACTTTTCTTTGAGATACAAAACCAGTAAATGAAGCTATTAAAACAATTTTATTTTTATTGCTTTTAAGTTGATAAAATCCGTTTTCATCAGTAGTTGCTCCTATTTGTGTTCCTTTAATTGATACTGAAGCAAATGGAAGTATTTCTCCTTTTGTAGAAGTTACTTTCCCTGTTATTGTTTGACTATTTATTGTAATAGTTATCAATAAAATTACAAGTGTAATGTGCTTTATCATTTTAATGTTTGAATATGAAAAAAAATATTTTTCAGCAAATATAATTTAATTTTTAGACTTGTCTAAAAATTTATTTTAATAAAAATAAAAAGTATATATTTGTTGTCTAAACTTTATAGATGTTTACACTTTCTGAAGAAAACTATTTAAAAGCAATTTATCATCTAGAATTAGATGCTGATAAAGGAATCAGTACAAATGCAATTGCTAAAAAAATAGAAACGAAAGCTTCTTCTGTTACAGATATGATTAAGAAATTATCTGAAAAAGAAGTTGTGATTTATAAAAAGTATAAAGGTGTAACGTTAACGAATTTTGGGAAGAAAACGGCAGCTAATATTGTAAGAAAACATAGATTATGGGAAGTTTTTTTAGTTGAAAAATTAAATTTTTCTTGGGATGAAGTACATGATGTTGCTGAGCAATTAGAACATATTAAATCTCCAAAATTAGTAGATCAATTAGATGCTTTTTTAGGTTTTCCATCACATGATCCTCATGGAGACCCTATTCCTGATAAAGATGGGAATTTAAAAACGATTGAAAAAAGTTTATTGTCAACTTTAGAGAAAAATGAAATCGGAATTTGTGTTGGTGTAAATGATTCTTCATCAGAATTTTTAAAATTCTTAGACAAAAAAGGAATCACTTTAGGAAAACAAATTATAGTATTAGAAAAAGAAGATTTTGATGATTCTTTATCAATTCAAATAGATAATAAGAGGCTTTCAATTTCAAATAAAATTGCTAACAATTTATATATACAAAAAGCCCATAATGGGTAATAAATAAAATAAGTAGATTTAATATTATGAGTACATTTGATCAATTAGTAGAGTACGCTAAAGAAAATCCAATTTGGGCTGCATTATATGCATCTCTTTTTACTTGGGGGTTAACAGCTGCAGGAGCAGCATTAGTATTCTTTTTTAAAAAATTAAATCGAGCAGTTTTAGACGGAATGTTAGGTTTTACAGGTGGAGTTATGGTAGCTGCAAGTTTTTGGAGTTTATTAGCACCAGCAATAGATAACAGTCCTGGAGAAGGTTTTGTTAAAGTTTTACCCGCAGCAATTGGTTTTGGTTTAGGAGCTTTATCTCTTTTCGGAATGGATAAAATTTTACCGCATTTACATATCAACTTTAAAGAAAATGAAGCAGAAGGTGTTAAAACAGAATTACATAGATCCACTTTACTGGTTTTAGCAATAACATTACATAATATTCCAGAAGGTTTGGCAGTTGGAGTTTTGTTTGGAGCAGCATCAACCTTAGTAGGAGTGGAGCAAACAGAAATGGTAATTGCTGCAATTTCATTAGCAATTGGTATCGGAATTCAGAATTTTCCAGAAGGTTTTGCAGTTGCAATGCCGTTAAGAAGACAAGGTGTTAGTAGGTTAAAAAGTTTTTGGTATGGACAATTATCTGCAGTTGTAGAACCAGTTGCAGCTGTTTTAGGAGCATTAGCAGTATCATTTTTTACACCAATTTTACCTTATGCTTTAGCATTTGCAGCAGGAGCAATGATTTTTGTAGTTGTTGAAGAAGTGATTCCAGAAACACAAAGAGATAAATATACAGATATTGCTACACTTGGTTTTATTGGTGGATTTATTGTGATGATGTCTTTAGATGTAGGTTTAGGATAGAGCTTAATTAAAAAATATAATTATAAAGCCAAACAATAACTGTTTGGCTTTTTGTATTTTGCAGTAAAAATAGTTCTGTGCAAAATTCATCTACATTTCAAGTTTATAATGCTTCAGCAGGAAGTGGTAAAACGTTTACACTTGTAAAAGAGTACTTAAAAGTTTTATTAAATTCTGATGATATTTTTTCGTTTCAAAAAATATTAGCAATTACGTTTACCAACAAAGCTGCTGGTGAAATGAAAGAGCGTGTTTTGTCTAGCTTAGAAGATTTTGCTGATGGTAAAGAAAATGACTTATTTAATATCCTAATCAAGGAAATTTCTGTTGATAAATCATTAATTCAGGAAAGAAGTAAGAGAATACTAGACGCGATTTTACAGAATTATTCTGCTTTTTCAATTACAACTATTGATAGTTTTACACATAAAATCATTAAAAGCTTTGCTTTCGATTTAGGTTTGTCGCTTAATTTTGAAGTAGAAATGGATGCAGTTTCTTTACTTAACGAAGCTGTAGATGTGTTAATTTCTAAAATTGGAACAGATAAAAAACTGACAAATCTATTGATTGATTATTCTTTAGATAAAACTGATGATGATAAATCTTGGGATATTTCTAGAGATTTAAGTGAGTTTGCAAGAATTTTACTAAATGAAGATGACGTAAAACACTTTAGAAGTTTAGCAGATAAACAATTAGACGATTTTACAAATTTAAAGACGAAGCTCTATAATCAACAGAAAGAATTAAAAGAATCGATTAAAGAGATTGGTGCAGAATGTCTTCAAATTATTGAGAATAATGATTTAGAGCATAAAGATTTTATGCGAGGAACTATTCCTAAATTCTTTAACGACTTAAGTACAAAATCTGTCAATATTGATTTTATCAAACGAAGTGAAACAATCAAAAAGGCGATAGATAATAATCAATATTATTCAAAATCGACTTTAGATGCTGTTGCAGCTTCCATAGAACAAATAATTCCTGATATTATCCGATTATTTAAAGAGTCTGAGTTAATTTTTCAGCAATTTTCAATGAATAAATTAGCGTTGAAAAGTATCATTCCTTTAGCTGTTTTAAATAATATCAATTCTGAATTAGAAACTATAAAAGAAGATAATAACATTCGATTGAACGCAGAGTTTAATCAGCTTATTTCTGATAACATAAAAGACCAACCAGCGCCATTTATTTATGAAAGGATTGGGCAGCGATTTCAACATTATTTTATTGATGAAATGCAGGATACTTCTGTGTTACAATGGCAAAATTTAGTTCCGTTAATTGATAATACTTTAGCGCAAGAAAATAGTAATTTATTGTTGGTTGGCGATGGTAAACAAGCAATTTACAGATGGCGAGGAGGAAAAGCAGAACAGTTTATTGAGTTAGGTTCAGATAGAGTAAATCCTTTTCATGTTTCAAAAGAAATTAAAAACTTAGAAACCAATTTCAGGAGTTATTCCGAAATCATCAATTTTAATAATACATTTTTTCAGCATACTGCTAATTTCCTTCAAAATGAATCGTATAAACATTTGTTTGTAGAAGGGAATAAGCAAATAGAAAATTCTAAAAAAGGTGGTTATGTTTCGTTAAGTTTTCTTGATAAAAATGAAGATAAAGACATTGAGAAAGTAAAATATCCACAGAAAGTTTTAGAAAAAATAAATCAATTAAAGGAGAGCTTTTCTTTAAATGAAATCTGTGTTTTAACAAGAACAAGAAAAGATGGAGTTGCTGTTGCAAATTATCTTTCAAAGCAAGGTGTGAATATTGTTTCTTCAGAAACATTGTTGCTTCAAAATAGTGGAAAGGTTTCTTTTATTATTGACATTCTAAAGGTTTTTCAAAACCCAAGTGATGAAGAGTCTCGTTTTGAAATGCTTTATTTTTTACATCAACATTTAGAAATAGCAGGTCCTAAAAATGATTTTTTTAAAGAATTTTCTAAAGCTGATAATCAAACTATTTTAGAGTATTTAAAAAGTTACGGAGTTTCGTTTGATGCTTCGTCTTTTCATCAATTACCATTTTACGAAAAAATAGAAGAGATAATTAGAGGTTTTAATTTGGTTAATTCTTCGGATGCTTATATTCAGTTTTTCTTAGATGTCGTTTTAGAACGACAAAGAAATGGAACTGATATTGGTGAGTTTTTAGAATTTTGGGAACTCAAAAAAGATAGATTGAGTATTGTTGCGCCAGAAAGCGCAAGTGCTGTTCAGATAATGACGATTCATAAATCTAAAGGATTAGAGTTTCCTGTCGTTATTTTTCCTTGTGATGTTGATATTTATAGACAAATAAAACCAAAATCGTGGCTAAATGAATTGCCAGAATCTTATGATGGTTTTAGTGAACTTTTGGTAGATTATAGTAAGAGTTTAAGTATTGTGAGCGAAAGAGGTTTGGATATTTATAATCATCAAAGAGAAGAATTAGAACTAGATAATTTTAATTTATTATATGTTACTTTAACTAGAGCTGTAGAGCAATTACACGTTATAACTGAGAAAAAACTATCTTCCAAAGGTGAAGAGAATGCAAATTTCTATTCAGGTGTTTTTATTAATTATTTAAAACAACAAGATCTTTGGAATGATGAGGTTTTAGAATATTCTTTTGGTGATGAAAAAAGAGTGAGTAAAAATGAAACAGAAACTTCTGTAGCTGAAATTCACGAGAAATTTATTTCAACACCTTGGCAAGAACATAATATCGTTTTATTAGCGAATTCTTCTAAATTATGGAATACAGAACAAGGTGAGGCTATTAATTTTGGAAATTTATTTCATGAAATATTTGCTAAAATTATCACTAAAAAAGATGTTGATAGTGTTGTTTCTCAATACAATCAGCAAGGTGTTTTAGATGATGATCAAACAGCGTTTATCAAAAAAAGTATTTATGATGTTGTAAATCACCCAGATTTAGCAATTTACTTCTCTGATAATGTTGTGGTTTTTAATGAAAGAGAAATTGTAGATATAGACAATTTAGTGATTATTCCTGATAGACTCGTTTTTACTGCAAAAAGGGAAGTTGTAATTATTGATTATAAGACAGGAAATCCATCAACAGAACATCATCAACAGCTTTTAAAATATGAAAGAGTTTTAATGTCGATGAATTATAAAGTTGGAAAAAAAATACTAATATATATTAATAATGAAATTGATGTAGTTGAAGTATAATCAAAAAAAATAAACTTTGTAACTTCGCATTTCTTAATTTGATAAAAAATGTACGGTAAAATTAAAGATACTCTAAAGAAAGAGATTCAAGAAATAAAGGATGCTGGTTTATATAAGTCTGAAAGAATTATAACTTCA
The window above is part of the Polaribacter sp. SA4-12 genome. Proteins encoded here:
- a CDS encoding IS110 family transposase is translated as MSKIIGIDISKQTFDVSYLEKDKWIHKIFKNQNTGFEQFIKLISASDWIVMEASGPYYVQLATFLHASSFNVCVLNPLIIRRYSQTRLYRAKTDKKDAKTIAEYGAQYELKRWCPESKPSIEIKQLYTALELLKKQKHQTKRQLESFEATGLLSSDLRKELKQVLILLIRRIDKFEKKIEQIGRLAYKDTVERIKTIPGIGLKTAIMMSVITDNFTKFDNYKQLTAFVGFSPRLYQSGTSVKGKGHICKMGKPQIRKLLYLCSWSAKRVNKNCIEMYERLKEKGKPERVIKIAIANKLIKQIFSIATNKQIYNENHQNLYFLK
- the mfd gene encoding transcription-repair coupling factor; translation: MSTQNIVNQYQNSANVSQIIKALQQDKNHFQISNLVGSSLSFVISESFKKADKPYLLIFNDKEEAAYYLNDLEQLLGEKNVLFYPGSYRRPYQIEETDNANVLLRSEVLNRINSRKKPAVIVTYPTALFEKVVTKKELEKNTLKVTVGESLSLDFVNEVLFEYKFKRVDFVTEPGDFSVRGGIIDVFSFSNDEPYRIEFFGDEIDSIRSFDVETQLSKEKLKKVSIMPNVENKTLEENRESFLKYISSKTVIFTKNIDLLVGNLDTFFEKSKEAFKDLSKEIKHAKPEELFCNGDFIKKQLQDFTLVNFGNQKSENQKIEFNTIAQPSFNKQFNLLIENLEEYHKGRFTNYIFCANEQQAKRFHDIFDDAEQEVHYETVVFSLYKGFVDVDNRLVCYTDHEIFERYHKFRLKNGYAKKQAITIQELTKLEIGDYVTHMDHGIGKFGGLQKIDVQGNKQEAIKLVYGERDILYVSIHSLHKISKFNGKDGKAPKIYKLGSGAWKKIKQKTKARVKHIAFNLIQLYAKRKLQKGFAFGPDTHIQHELEGSFMYEDTPDQFTSTQDVKNDMEKEQPMDRLVCGDVGFGKTEVAVRAAFKAVDNGKQVAILVPTTILAFQHYKTFTERLKDFPVRIDYLNRFRTAKQKTEAINGVNDGSVDIIIGTHQLTNQRLKFKDLGLLIIDEEQKFGVAVKDKLKTLKENVDTLTLTATPIPRTLQFSLMAARDLSVIKTPPPNRHPIDSNVIRFSEEIIRDAISYEISRGGQVFFIHNRIENIKEVAGLIQRLVPSAKVAIGHGQMEGKKLEGLMLSFMSGEFDVLVSTTIIESGLDVPNANTIFINNANNFGLSDLHQMRGRVGRSNKKAFCYFITPPYHMMTDDARKRIEALVLFSDLGSGINIAMKDLEIRGAGDLLGGEQSGFINDIGFDTYQKILQEAIDELKENEFKELYPTDDSKPKEYVKDVTIDTDFEILFPDDYINSITERLSLYNKLGELKTEEELLVFETEIIDRFGEIPTQVEDLLNSVRIKWLAKELGLEKVILKQKRMMGYFVANQQSDFYHTEAFTRMLEYVQKNGKSCVMKEKESKNGLRLLVTFIRIDSVKTALDILTKI
- a CDS encoding TonB-dependent receptor, producing the protein MIKHITLVILLITITINSQTITGKVTSTKGEILPFASVSIKGTQIGATTDENGFYQLKSNKNKIVLIASFTGFVSQRKVITINSSEESSVNFRLTEHSEMLDQITVTGTRTDKRRTNSPVIVNVINSVTLDNAQACNLSEGLKFQTGLRVETDCQTCNYTQLRMNGLAGGYSQILINGRPIFSPLTGLYGLEQIPTNMIDRIEVIRGGGSALYGSSAVGGTVNVITKIPKKNNYSIGYTYQNIDGISDNIITGNATVINEDRNAGASFFINNRTRGLYDANGDNFSELPELKNNSFGTNIFFLPTDDQKLEINFSKMNEYRYGGEMVDGAPHFALQSEERTHDVYVGNVDYQINFNDDKSSLITYFATQYTGREHYTGIRPDVGTPEDTAHLANPPYGDSETTTYQGGIQYNHKVEDFFKGNNFFTIGTEFVQDDVFDEIPAYNYEVDQLTKNYGFFFQSDWEITEKINLLTGVRLDKHNLVDNVIASPRISFLAKPFGNAQIRATYGTGFRAPQSFDTDLHIAFAGGGISRISLSDKLKEERSKSYNISFNYDRPTEHYIYGFTIESFYTHLNDAFTQVNIGSDKFGELFEKQNGDGATVKGITLEARLNYDGIFQVDIGFTLQSSEFDTAVENSDILDPKKKFLRTPNTYGYATLTYTPNQKFKTSVNLVYTGKMDILHLASPQNLITDAYFTSPTFAEVGFKSSYTFNVEKLNTNIELFAGAKNLFDDYQTSFDIGKERDSNFIYGPATPRTIFVGLKFGN
- a CDS encoding metal-dependent transcriptional regulator: MFTLSEENYLKAIYHLELDADKGISTNAIAKKIETKASSVTDMIKKLSEKEVVIYKKYKGVTLTNFGKKTAANIVRKHRLWEVFLVEKLNFSWDEVHDVAEQLEHIKSPKLVDQLDAFLGFPSHDPHGDPIPDKDGNLKTIEKSLLSTLEKNEIGICVGVNDSSSEFLKFLDKKGITLGKQIIVLEKEDFDDSLSIQIDNKRLSISNKIANNLYIQKAHNG
- a CDS encoding ZIP family metal transporter encodes the protein MSTFDQLVEYAKENPIWAALYASLFTWGLTAAGAALVFFFKKLNRAVLDGMLGFTGGVMVAASFWSLLAPAIDNSPGEGFVKVLPAAIGFGLGALSLFGMDKILPHLHINFKENEAEGVKTELHRSTLLVLAITLHNIPEGLAVGVLFGAASTLVGVEQTEMVIAAISLAIGIGIQNFPEGFAVAMPLRRQGVSRLKSFWYGQLSAVVEPVAAVLGALAVSFFTPILPYALAFAAGAMIFVVVEEVIPETQRDKYTDIATLGFIGGFIVMMSLDVGLG